The Bos mutus isolate GX-2022 chromosome 7, NWIPB_WYAK_1.1, whole genome shotgun sequence genome window below encodes:
- the NDUFA11 gene encoding NADH dehydrogenase [ubiquinone] 1 alpha subcomplex subunit 11, translating to MAKTVLRQYWDIPEGTECHRKTYATTSIGGAAGLVVSAYSVALKTPTSFLEGVARTGRYTFTAAAIGAIFGLTSCISAQVREKPDDPLNYLIGGCAGGLILGARTRSYGIGAAACAYMGLTAALVKMGQLEGWQVFAEPKV from the exons ATGGCTAAGACGGTTCTTCGCCAGTACTGGGACATCCCCGAAGGCACCGAATGCCACCGCAAGACCTACGCCACCACCAGTATCGGTGGTGCAGCTG GCCTCGTTGTCTCTGCCTACAGCGTTGCCCTCAAAACCCCGACCTCCTTCTTGGAGGGAGTGGCAAGGACGGGACGGTACACATTCACCGCAG CCGCCATCGGAGCCATATTTGGCCTCACCTCCTGCATTAGCGCCCAGGTCCGCGAGAAGCCCGATGACCCTCTCAACTACCTCATCGGAGGCTGTGCCGGAGGCTTGATCCTGGGAGCGCGCA CCCGCAGCTATGGGATCGGAGCTGCTGCCTGTGCGTACATGGGCTTGACGGCCGCACTGGTCAAGATGGGCCAGCTGGAGGGCTGGCAGGTGTTTGCAGAACCCAAGGTGTGA